The following DNA comes from Gopherus flavomarginatus isolate rGopFla2 chromosome 5, rGopFla2.mat.asm, whole genome shotgun sequence.
TCTCCAGGGACCGCAGGGACGTagtgccggctgcttctgggagcagcacggggccagggaatgcagggagcctgccttagcccagtggtgccatggggctggcaatcccacAGGCCGGATCCAAACCCctgatgggctggatccagcctgcaggctgtagttGGCCCACCCGTGGTCTAATTATTAAGGCAAGGAATGTGCCTGGCAAAGGACAGTCTTCCATATGTGATCCCAAAATTGTGCATGTGAGAGCTTTGCAGTTTTGACAGAATGAGTGGTAGTTACTACTTAGTATGAAAAGATAAATAACATATTAAGACCCCCCAAAAAGTTGACCCTGAACTTTAATCTAATGTCAAATTCTTCTTCACAGATTCCTGTTATGGGAGGAGCCTTCATGGACTCACCCAATGAGGATTTTGGTACAGAATACTCCTTGTTTAATTCATCGGCCAATGTCCATGCAGCTGCTTCAATGCAGAACCAGCCAGAAGAGACATCCCGCTCCTCAAACGATGCCATATTGTTATGGATTGCGATCATTGCAACAATTGGAAACATTGTGGTTGTGGGAGTGGTGTATGCCTTCACGTTTTAAGAAGACCGGAGACTGGAATATTGCAGGAGTGGATGGCTACAAGCGTGTTTGTTGTgcgtgtttgtgtatatatacatgtatagctatataaatatatataggtAGACACATTTTGTTCATTAAAAGCTGCCACCGTACTAGAAATGAAGTGCAAGTTATTAAACTTGAACTTCAGTAGCAAAGTTTGGATGCATTGGCAAATTTTGTGGAGGCAAAAGCTTTAATCAAGAACAGTCAATATATGTCATGTATAAATTAGATGTGAAAGGCCAATGCCGATATGCGAAATACAAAATGAAAGTGGGATTTATGTAGAAAATGCTATTTTCCTATTGGTTAGATTTTCTAGTAGctcttctgttttttgtttgttcctttTGTTGAGTTTTTAATCTGCTTTTGGGATTGGTATTTCTATCACATTATATGAAAAATGCTCTGTATCTTATTCTCCATGGAAATCTAGTTATCTAGATGTGCAGATGCATTGGATGGTGGGCATTGGCTCAATTGTAATTAGCAGATTTTCAGGATTCTTGTGTGTTGAACTAAAATGCCCATGATCATTTGGCAATGTGTAAAGTGTAGATATTAATCTTAAAGCAGTGGCATGCAGGTGGATGCATGGCTGGTTTATCTAGGACTTCCCTTCTAAAGACAGTGAGCAGATACGATAATCTGAGTGTTAATACTGAATCTGCTTCATATTTCCAGAACCTGTACTCCAGAGGATGAAGTGCTGGCAAGTGAGTTTTAAATGGGAGGGGCAAAAGCTCCAATTTCCATCAGACTCTTTACAGCCAGAAATGATAATGATTATAGTTCATTGGATTGACTCCTTCTAGAAAATAAAGACTGTGGCTCTTTTTGGTTCATTATGCTGAAATCCAAATTTCCCACAAAAGCCAGGGGGTCAAATAAGCTTTATTTATGAATGAAAGAAATGACTTAAAGTGCAATAATTCTGCAGCCTAATTAACTGCCAGTGATTCATTTATGAGGATAAATGAATCACAAAGTTTACCAGATAGCCCTACTGTGCACATACATAACCTCCCATGGTGAATTGGGTACATGAGTTACATACAGTGGTGGGATATACGGAGCATTGGAGGGCAGTAGCTTAAGGGAAGTTGCTGATAGACCTTGACAACTGTTTACATTTAGGCACTAATATGTTTCTAAGGCCTTATAATGAGGGGGGGAAATGTAAAATCAATTGTGGTAGCAATTTtatacaaatatttgtattaagtGTTCTATTAATGGGTAATGTCTTTGTTGTATTAATCTTGTAAACAATGATTTATAAGGACTGTATCCATCCAAAATAATCTGTAGCCTTCCTTGCCAAAGGAAGGAATCTTCAGCCAAAGCTCATCTGAGCTGTAAAAGCCTGCCCCAGTTctccttctcttttaaaaaaggtGATGGATGTGAACATAGAGAAATGGCAGCAGATAAATACTTTACACAAAACCTCTGTGTATTGGACAGTTCTCCCTCTACTCTTGTCCCCTACATCTATTACCCTGATTTCAGaaggccctgtctgcaggcatggtGGCTATTTTTGACACTTCTCTGTCACTCAGCTCAAGGCTGGAGTAAGAGCTGGCAAACGTATGGAgaggttttgcttttatttttctctctaaaCCAATTTTCCTGCAGGGTTGGTGGATAAGTCACACAATCCAAGACAATATGTCCTAAATGAGCATTTCAgcttttgcatttatttattgttagTCAAAGTGTTGGCCTGTAAAGCTGCCCCGGTTCTTTTGCAGCTGGCTCACTGTCAGTCAACTGCAAAGATCCTTGATGCATGAAATCACAGGAGAGGATTCCCAAGGCCCTTTTCTAGGAACCGTACCATACTCTGTATGGCTACCACTTCAGGAGGGAAGTGCAGTACCATTCCATAGCAGTGAACCTCTGGAACCAGACTCCTGGTTAGACTGTATGGATGTTCGGTCACGTAGTATCTGTGACAGGCACCTGTGAAGCTGATATTTTAGATGATTGACATGCTACTATGTCTACTCTCTCCTTTATAGACAGAGGATTTAATAGGGGGAACATCTATTAATTCTCATATGAGTTACATACATAAATTCCCTGCATTCTGGTAAGAGAATAAGCCATTAAGTGCTAAATCCTGTAGCCCAAGTAAAGCCCTGAATGCAGTGAAATTAGTGTGACAGGGTGCAGAAGAGCCTCTACAGTTGATTCAAAGAGGAGGCATTTGGATGTAGGATGGGTTATGTCAGCAGTGCATTTGTAGTCCCCTCTCCCCGCTCCATGTACATGTGTATGTAGTGGAAGAGCACAGCCCTCCATGGAGCAGCCTAGTGAAGGAGacttcaacctcccaccccaccaccaaTAGCAATTGCCAAGTGAAGTCCTTAGTGCAAGGCCCATCTAATCAGGCTTTGGGCAGGGGAAAAGATTTGGTCCTAAGTGTGTATGCCTCCTCGGCTTTCCGTTTTAAGACACTCGTGTGGTAGAACAGGTTAATTTCATGCCCTCAGCTATTTCAGGTGTGTCACTAGCATCATAATTGCATCAATTAGTTACTAATAGGATTTTTCAGTACCTCAATAAGGCTCTGGAGTGATGCTACCTCGTGCAGTAAAACTATTTTTGCATGGTTAATAGTAAAGCATTTTCACCCTAATTAAAACCAGTTAGACAATGTTGTGTTTCTCTAATGGGAATCTTTTGCCCCTGCTCCGTGAATTTGCCAGTAGAATGCTTTGCTTCAACTTTTTAGGATTTTAATCTAAATGCAATTAGCAAAGTTTATCTTTAATCTCCCAAAGTATTGGACCAAATTGAAAAGGTACAGTCAACCATGAAAAAAATACTTGAGAATGAGTTGTTTTAAAATGAGAGACACTGCCATGTTGTCTTGTGCAAAGAGATGCCTTACTTTCatatgaagtcaacaggaattgcAGGAAAGATTGGAACGAACAAGTTCTCCCCCTGTCCTCTTCATATATATTTTTCATCATCAGAGTTGACTTGCCAGGAGGGGCCTGATGTAACTTAATGTAACTGGTTTAAGAGGGTGACATATAAAGTAGGGTATCTAAGGAAAATATTTGCTCTTGCCACATCTCACACTTGAAAAGATTGTAAATGTGTAGTTAGCACTGTGAATTCAGGAGATTTCCACAAAATAAAGGCAGGTATGATGGGAACTTTATGATTAAAACTAGCCTTCTCCAGGGATATGTATGGACTATTGAATGAAAAGTCTGGGCAGTGTGTTTTCAAGTATATTAGGGATGGGCTTGCTCTGAGGCTGAATCTCATCAAACTAGGTGGATATGCAGCTCCAGAACTAGATGATAGCTGTCTAGGTATTTGTAACAGGATCTCAGTGTGGTACCTGAACCTAAGGTCCAGCTATGGACTGGAACTTCAGCGCTTGGCCCTCTCTCTGTATTGGGCTAAACCGGAAGGCGGAATCCAAATACCTCCTCGTATTGGGGAATTTCAGATTTGGATCCAATTCTGCATCCAAACATTGCAAAATGGACCCAACTCCCAATCTTAACTGGTGAAAGCAGCAGTTCTGGGACAATAAGTAGGGCCATGGCAGATGCTTCTGCATCAGGAACTTTGTTAGGATCCTTGTACTTTTGACTGCATTTTAGTGCTCTTCTTAAGCAGGTGTATGCTATGCCCTGACCTCCTCCAGCTAGCACTTACTGCCTACTGCACCATAGCCACTAGCCCCCTGTGGACTGTGAAGCCCCCTCTTCCAACAGCTCTCACTGTCTTTGGGATGTGGTATTAGCTTCGGCATGTCAATCAGGAATTTCTGCCTGTACATTTGTGCATGCTGGGGAGCCATTCTACGTGGCTATTTGGCAGGGGACGAGGAGCCTCTCTGCACTTCTGCCTTGGCCCCCTTCCTCACCCAAGGCAGGAGTCAGCTCAAAGATTAGTTTAGGTCAGTATTAAAGTAGAGGCATGTAACACAAGCAAATGACAATGGGATACTCAGTGACACGCAGAGAGTGTTCATAGTTGTATTAGGCCTTTGTAGTGGAGAAGGCAGAATACTTTTTAAATCTAGCATAAGACCCCTAGCTGTGTAAATGCCACACCTTGTAAATGTATGTAGTAACCATATCTGGCCTGTTCAAGGTCGTTAATGTACCTCAAGCTTATGGGCTGAGAGGAGCAAGGAGATGGACTGGTGATCTTCCATAACTTCTAGAGcactggctctcaacctttccagactactgtactcctttgccaagtctgatttgtcttgagtacccACAAGttgcacctcacttaaaaacaacttgcttacaaaatcagataaaaatacaaaagtgtcagagcacactattactgaaaaatggcttcctttcttccttttaccatataactataaaataaagcaattggaatataaatattgtatttacatttcagtatatagtatatagagcagtataaagaagGCATTGTATGAAACtgtagtttgcactgactttgctagtgctttttatgtagcctgttgtaaaactaggcaaatatcgaGATGAGGTGATGTTCCCTGTGGAAGACCTCTATGTACcctggttgagagtcactgttCTAGGGCTCTGTGCTCATGTATCTCACTATTTTTAGAATGATTTGACCATGAGCAGTCACCACCCCAACTGAGCAGTGCTGTTGGCATTTTAGCAAAGAGACAGGATTGAACAGGTATGGAGACTGCTGGTTCCTCCAGGTCAGGAAGGAGGCATGTTAGTAGGGAGAGGTGAGGGGGGAAGCTcacagagctgcccctgctgtccTTTTTCTCTTTGGCCTCCATCACTGTTAATCCAATACATGCCCCTAGCACTAACATTCCTTTACAACAAAATGAGAGAGGTGGAAAACATGCCTGTTTTCCAGCAAATGTGGTTTGAAATCAATCATTTCCCTTTGTTAACAAACTAACAACAACCAAAGGGAGGAAAGAGATGGCTTGTGTGTTACAAGCAATATAGATCACCATTTAACAGTGCTCTTGTCAGGCGCTGAGCCCCCTCAACTCTTCCcaacttcagtgagagctgggggcactcagcatcttgcaggagtgCTCAGCACCAGTCAAGAATGAGATGAGAGAGGATACAAGCTAAACAAACATCTGCTTCAGATACACCCACATCGAGCCATCTGGAAGGCTTCTACTGTGGTTGAGTCCAATCCAAATACAgccacagtctttgttcagtgaGCCATTATATATTTTCTCTATTATTGGAAGCCTTCTGTTTAATATCTTGCCGTTATTAAATTCTTAATATCCTCTTTGCATTTTCCTGCAGGGAGCTAGTAACTATTAATTTAACACAGCTCTGCTTTGCACACCATGTCCCTGCAAAGTATAATTTTACTGAGTTTCCTGTGGTTAATCACAGAAGTAGATCtggaaaatgacattttgttaaaaaatatgatttttattaataaaaagaattGGCCAAAATCAAAACCCCTGGTAGAAACACTTCTGAGCTTTTAGGTTTTGATAACTTAATTGCATCTAACTAATGCTATGGAAGATAAAGGGCACCTCGTGTTTCACCTAATGGTATAAAGTTCCATGCAAAATTCCGAGCTCTGTTAACTAGCATCCTGTTCCTATGCTCCCAATTCATTTAGACTGATCTCTGTTCACACAAGAGCTGGACATGCCAGGAGGACATAGTGTACAGCAGCTCCTCCCTATTTCTGTTGTTGAGACTCCTGAGGGAAGCACTTGTATTCACTCTGCTGGCACTAGCAACTGTGGCCAGGGATCAAGACTGAGCTATGTGTACTTTGATTAGTCACCACAAGAAACGCATAGGAGAATTTATCCAGGGTGTGGAAGATGAGGGGTTGTCCCACCTTAGTCCCAACCTTGGGCATGTCCTACACAGGTTGGAGCATCCTGTGGCCTGCTTTAAACTATGCCAGCTTTCATGGTCCCCTAGCTGGGCATTGCTGGAGTACATGAGCTCCTCATGCCCATCTCTCTCATCCCTCTTTTTCTCTGACATAGCCCCTGCACCAAAGGCTGCGGGGTGAGGTGGTGTCGGAGGCAACCACGCTGATTCTGTGTTGACTGTGGATTCCCACAGACATCAGGAATCCCCAGCAGATTGTTTTAGCTCTCTTTGCGCTGGCTGAAAATCACAAAGCGGGTAGAGTGAGGCCAAGAATCTACCCTTCCACATCAAGAGTGATACGTGCCTTCGCAGAATGAAGTGGGTGACATTTTTATGTGGTTCCAGCCTATGCCAGAGTATTTAGACTGATTCAATATGGCTTGGCCTGTGACAACAGGTAGGTTATTTTGAGAATGTCAATTATCCTAGTCAATTTTGTGATGGGTTGTGTGTGCCTGTCATGTCTGCATTGGCTAAAAGAAGCCAAAACAAACCTGACAGGTTTACACAATAGATCAATAATTTGACTAGGACTATTTACCTCTGTCAAAACTAACCTGCAGGCTATGGTTTTTGAGGCCTGTCTATTACATCAGAGCTACTTGTTGCTGAATAGTCAGTGGAAGGGGAGAAAATATTTACTTCTGAAAGGCTTGGCGTTTAGGCCACTTTAAACTGATCTTTTTCCCTCTTTTATTAATTCTTTTTCCCCTGATCTTGCGATTGCAGTCGCTCATTTTGGGAACTATCATAACACTTAGCCAGGAAGACTCCCCTAAATTATAAAACCTGCTTGTAACAGAAAAGCCTTTGAGCACACTAGGTCTGCGTAGCCTATTGCAGGGTCCAGCCCCAAAGACAGGTTCACCTTGAGGTTCATGGACATGTTCAAGATGTTGCCAAGGCAACTAGCCCTTTAACATGAGTACAACCTTGTACTCTCATCATCTGGAAGATTTAACAAAATGGGAAAATCCCCAAAGGCCCCCTTTGTTAGATCTGTCCTGTACTTCCTATGCCGGGGGGTGTGTCTGGCGGGGTAGGGGATGGAGATCTTCAGGTACAGAAACGGCAAAAGAGGCCTCCCAATTTTGGCAAAATGTTTGAGGAACAATTTATTATGTAAAGCCCTATGTTGTATATAAAGAGATATAGACAACAATAGAAAATTGTATAACAGACGGATCGCTGATTCATAAATAGTTAATGAGGAAGCATTATTTGCATAATGCTAACACCACCTGCTGTTATATAGACCTTTACAGTggtagctctcaaagtgctttataagggAGGTCAGGGTTGTTGTTTTCATTTCACAGAGGAGGTAACTGAGTCTCTGACAGCTGAAGCAATTTACCCAACATCATCCAGCAGGCTAGTGGAAGAGCCAGGGCTAGAACTGAGAGCTCACAATTCCTTGTCTAGGACACAGTCCTTTGGGCCATACTGTCTTCCTTGACTGTGCACCTTCTTCTAAAGTATCTGGCTACAACAAATCAAACACAACATGACACAATTCCTTTATTTTGTTATCTTCCCCCAttggcactttttaaaatctccctTAGGGGCACATGAGTTAATTCCCAATCAACCCATCCAGTTGATTGAGAACCAGAACTAGTCTTCCTCCCATCTCTCAATTTTGCAGACATTCCAAACACTGCTAGAGAAAGTCCAGGGGAGCAAGAGCATCTTCCCTTCTCAGAGGTAAGTGTTAGTTACCAAGGGCCATACAAAACTACCCAATATTTCTGCAAGCCAGACAATACTTTGGGGGCCTTGGCACCACTATGTTGCAATTCCCTCTGAGACCTCTTTCCGCTCAGCTTCCCAAGAACTTAGTTCAACTCCAACCTTTGTCATGCAGGTATCTGTATGTGGCACAGCAGCACTATGCTGAGTTGACCAGACTCAAACAGCAGGGGTGGAGGCAGAGTACATCACTGATCTAAAGTTATGCAGAAACCCTTTCTCTTTTTATACATTTACACTTCCCATTGTATTTACTATACATTGCACCATGCATTTTTATATTGGCTTGGTTACTGTGTAGGAGCCACCCCTGGACAGCATGCGCTGTTCATGTCTTGTCCATGCTCAACCTACTCTTTACTGCATCTTCACATTCCTGACTTATCTTGTTCATTGTTATCTTGTTCATAGTAAATGATTCCTTGGGTGTTCCCCCAGTTATCTGAGCTAGCTCAGACATTCTCTCTTAGCCTACTGACCCATTTATTTAGCTTAGTTACTACAAATATTCCATCTTTAGTCTGCTGATCAATTTCCCtctctaatcctgtcttccacaAAATGAGGCTTTCCCCATATTTAATTACTTATTATCAAGCCAGGCTTACATTCCTACACCTTCCCATTTATAGCGTCTATGCTCATCCATACTTGTGCAGCTTAAACATGCCGGCTGCCTGAGTCAATAGAAGCTCAGCCTTTAACAGCAAGCTGGCACCCACAAGTGCAAGCTCCTACCTAGCCAGCTTTTAGTAACCAGCCTCCTTTTAACCTCAAAACCCAGTCCTCGGGTAATTCTATAGCTGGAACTAGGGTATTAGATTACTAATAGAAaacggggtgggaggaggagaaaaggaggCTAATGGGGTCGCACTAAGAGCCGCATCCCAGAAAGTGGATAAATCTTATGCATACCcacattgttgttgttattatttgtttgtttctggtAGCATTAACAATGTGTTAGACACTGTACATACACCAAAAAAAAGACACAGCCACTGATTCAAAGAGCTTCCCATCAAGCAATTCAGTTTAAAGGGTTCTGAGGATAAAATTCTTGATGAAGTAAGAGTTGGTCTAAGACTAATGCGTGGCTGTGTTGATGTCAATGGCTAAACTTCCATTGGCGTCGGTTGGGCCAGAATTTTACCCAATGTGAACTCATACTCCTCAGTGTATCTGTGGTCAGAGCAGGTGTTTGGAGCTCACTTGTCAGGGTATTTGTGGCCCATCTTATCTCCAATAAGTACCAGAACTCTAGCACCCAGGATTAAATGGTTTTGGATGTTGAATACTGATCAATATAATACTGTTGAATATTGACCAATATCATACTGCATTTAAATATTCTACCAAGCACTGGAAATGCAAATTTTCACAGCTAATG
Coding sequences within:
- the C5H14orf132 gene encoding uncharacterized protein C14orf132 homolog; this translates as MDLSFMAAQIPVMGGAFMDSPNEDFGTEYSLFNSSANVHAAASMQNQPEETSRSSNDAILLWIAIIATIGNIVVVGVVYAFTF